The proteins below come from a single Candidatus Bathyarchaeota archaeon genomic window:
- a CDS encoding isopentenyl phosphate kinase, whose protein sequence is MNEAKPIILKLGGSAITDKTAEASPKTQIINRLAEEIKRADLDNLIIVHGGGSFGHPTAAKYNIKEGYKDDPTQKFGFAETHHMMTVLNGLVMDALIWHESPAVSIAPSSCIVTEAGKIKCFDETVLKAMSKMVLTPVFYGDAVMDEKLGFTVLSGDALVAYLALKYKAEKIVVGVDTDGLFDEDPKVNPDAKPYKKLSLAELKAIQPKLGKAQGQDVTGGMAGKIAELIPAIEAGVHVTVTGATKGLSIFRALTDQSVLGTEIEK, encoded by the coding sequence TTGAACGAGGCAAAACCAATAATTCTTAAACTCGGCGGCTCAGCCATTACTGACAAAACTGCTGAAGCAAGCCCAAAAACACAAATCATAAACCGCCTAGCTGAAGAAATCAAACGGGCAGACCTAGACAACCTAATTATTGTTCACGGCGGCGGAAGTTTTGGTCACCCAACAGCAGCAAAATACAACATAAAAGAAGGCTACAAAGATGACCCAACACAAAAATTCGGTTTTGCTGAAACCCACCACATGATGACAGTTTTAAACGGGTTGGTTATGGATGCGTTGATTTGGCATGAAAGTCCTGCCGTAAGCATCGCGCCTTCATCTTGCATAGTTACAGAAGCGGGCAAAATCAAATGTTTCGATGAAACTGTGCTTAAAGCCATGTCCAAAATGGTTCTCACACCCGTTTTCTACGGTGATGCCGTGATGGATGAAAAACTGGGTTTCACAGTTCTCTCCGGAGATGCGCTTGTTGCGTATCTTGCTTTGAAGTATAAAGCCGAAAAAATCGTTGTAGGCGTTGACACTGATGGTCTCTTTGATGAAGACCCCAAAGTTAACCCCGACGCTAAACCCTACAAGAAACTTTCTTTGGCAGAGCTCAAGGCGATTCAGCCTAAACTGGGCAAAGCTCAAGGTCAAGACGTTACAGGTGGCATGGCAGGAAAAATCGCTGAGTTAATCCCCGCGATTGAGGCAGGTGTGCATGTTACTGTTACGGGTGCAACTAAGGGCTTGTCGATTTTCCGAGCCTTAACGGACCAAAGTGTTTTGGGTACTGAAATAGAGAAGTAG
- a CDS encoding MGMT family protein: MPKKKKKTWQEKLNDANGLPKVEQIPDRLASKWGTGTIVIPAPTEVNQLMKKVPKGKLTTINEIRLALAQKHSATIACPITTGIFSWVSAHAAEEQRQLGQEDITPYWRTLKTGGVVNEKYPGGVEKQKVLLEQEGHNVMAKGKNFKVKNYEKALAKLE, translated from the coding sequence TTGCCCAAGAAAAAGAAGAAGACTTGGCAAGAAAAACTCAATGACGCAAATGGCTTGCCTAAAGTGGAGCAAATTCCTGACCGTTTAGCATCTAAATGGGGAACAGGAACAATCGTTATTCCTGCGCCAACCGAAGTAAACCAACTCATGAAAAAAGTACCTAAAGGCAAACTAACAACCATAAACGAAATCCGCCTAGCCCTCGCCCAAAAGCACAGCGCCACCATTGCCTGCCCGATAACTACAGGAATTTTCAGTTGGGTCTCCGCGCATGCTGCAGAAGAACAGCGTCAATTGGGGCAAGAGGATATTACGCCGTATTGGAGAACCCTCAAAACAGGCGGAGTCGTGAACGAGAAGTATCCGGGCGGCGTAGAGAAGCAAAAGGTGTTGCTGGAGCAGGAAGGGCACAACGTGATGGCTAAAGGCAAAAACTTTAAGGTTAAAAATTATGAAAAAGCCCTTGCCAAGTTAGAGTAG
- a CDS encoding haloacid dehalogenase-like hydrolase, with the protein MSRADAGRVAIFDVEGVLIPKNRFFFEVAKSKSVWTLLKVCIIGFLYGVSLLRLEFSLRQIFKNLKGAKIATMEQIFQDIPATPLLRSFMEELKLRKFRIVLISSGVPTFLVRKLADNIGADDAFGIDLEVNGDAITGQISGDVIKSNGKLEICQKLLNIQSLPQNTAVVITDDRNNSCLFLPNVQKIAFHPDSLLRIKADNVVTGKLASLLPVIDGQRVRWRFPSANEMIRENIHAAGFFIPVIVDLIGLYATVGMILAVSLVYLISELSRLGKRNLPLISSITRHAASQIELYGFVAAPLYFATGILLTLLLFPSYASGAAIAIFALGDSTASIFGGIFGKRIPYNKGKTLAGTLSGFFFAFLAGTFFVPPLFALAGAAFAMAIESLPLPLNDNIVIPVSTGLFLTLLL; encoded by the coding sequence ATGAGTAGAGCGGACGCGGGTAGAGTTGCAATTTTCGACGTTGAAGGAGTGCTGATTCCCAAAAACCGCTTCTTTTTTGAAGTAGCAAAAAGCAAAAGCGTCTGGACACTACTAAAAGTCTGCATTATCGGTTTTCTATACGGCGTAAGCCTGCTTAGACTGGAATTTTCTTTAAGGCAAATTTTCAAAAATTTAAAAGGCGCAAAAATCGCTACCATGGAACAAATTTTTCAAGATATTCCTGCAACGCCGTTACTGCGAAGTTTCATGGAAGAGCTGAAACTGCGTAAATTCCGGATTGTTTTGATTAGCTCGGGGGTGCCTACTTTTCTAGTTAGAAAATTAGCGGATAACATCGGCGCTGATGACGCTTTCGGAATTGACTTAGAAGTTAACGGTGACGCCATAACTGGCCAAATCAGCGGTGACGTAATTAAATCAAATGGAAAACTGGAAATCTGCCAAAAACTTCTAAACATCCAATCACTGCCACAAAATACTGCAGTTGTAATTACAGATGACCGAAATAACTCATGTCTTTTTCTGCCAAACGTCCAAAAAATCGCTTTCCACCCTGACTCTCTCTTAAGAATAAAAGCCGACAATGTTGTAACGGGCAAGCTTGCCTCACTTTTGCCAGTTATCGATGGGCAACGTGTTCGTTGGCGTTTTCCATCCGCAAACGAAATGATACGCGAAAACATTCACGCGGCAGGATTTTTTATTCCCGTCATCGTTGATTTAATCGGGTTATATGCAACTGTGGGTATGATTCTTGCGGTTTCTTTGGTGTATTTAATTTCGGAGCTTTCACGTTTAGGCAAACGGAATCTGCCTCTGATTTCCAGTATAACTCGTCATGCGGCTTCACAGATTGAACTTTACGGTTTTGTTGCTGCTCCACTCTACTTTGCAACGGGAATCTTGCTTACCCTGCTCTTGTTCCCCTCATACGCAAGCGGAGCTGCGATTGCAATATTTGCACTTGGCGATAGCACCGCATCAATTTTTGGGGGCATCTTTGGAAAACGTATACCGTATAACAAGGGTAAAACTTTAGCTGGCACCTTATCAGGGTTCTTTTTTGCTTTCTTAGCAGGAACCTTTTTTGTACCGCCGCTTTTCGCATTGGCTGGTGCAGCGTTTGCCATGGCAATTGAATCTTTACCGCTGCCCCTTAACGATAATATTGTGATTCCCGTTTCAACAGGGCTCTTTTTGACCTTACTACTCTAA
- a CDS encoding radical SAM protein codes for MSLFKKEKIPTGRFMYRGKDKFAGMSLQLRVEAGGRGVMVINANTVLHLNQTATAYAYYFMQGLTQNEVVKKIGKMYRVNAKTAEDDYQKLVYNISTLAQTEKIDPVTFLEIEKEEPFTYQYAAPLRMDLALTFQCQNNCVHCYAGGPHKTEELSTVQWKQVIDKLSAVGVFILTFTGGEPTLREDLPELLLYAQDKGLVTGLISNGRRLKDKDYVGLLERSGLDFVQITLESHKADVHDKMTGAVGSWAETVAGIRNAAQSQIYVSTNTTLSKQNSADFLVTIDFIKSLGVDAFGCNSLIYSGRANDASEQFALTVDDLKILLPQIRDKANLLGLKFLWYTPTQYCQFDPLQFGLGVKSCTAAMITACVGPNGDVYPCQSYFESLGNILSESWEKIWNNPLARKLRSRGFAPPKCEDCGQLQVCGGGCPLELQNKKHQCSPNS; via the coding sequence ATGAGTCTGTTTAAAAAAGAAAAAATTCCCACTGGACGCTTCATGTACCGAGGAAAAGACAAATTCGCGGGCATGTCACTGCAACTTAGAGTTGAAGCTGGTGGTCGGGGCGTTATGGTGATTAATGCCAACACTGTTCTGCACCTAAACCAGACCGCAACCGCTTATGCATACTACTTCATGCAAGGATTAACACAAAATGAAGTGGTTAAAAAAATTGGTAAAATGTACCGTGTAAACGCCAAAACTGCGGAAGATGACTACCAAAAACTGGTCTACAACATCAGCACGCTGGCGCAAACCGAAAAAATTGACCCCGTCACGTTTTTGGAAATTGAAAAGGAAGAACCTTTCACATACCAGTATGCCGCCCCGCTTAGGATGGATTTGGCTTTAACTTTCCAGTGCCAAAACAACTGCGTACACTGCTACGCGGGAGGACCACACAAAACTGAAGAATTATCAACGGTGCAGTGGAAGCAGGTTATCGATAAACTCAGCGCGGTCGGTGTGTTCATTTTAACTTTTACAGGTGGAGAACCCACCCTACGCGAGGATTTACCCGAGTTGCTACTGTATGCTCAGGATAAGGGCTTAGTGACTGGGCTTATCTCAAATGGGCGACGCCTCAAAGACAAAGATTACGTGGGGTTGCTTGAGCGGTCAGGGCTGGATTTTGTCCAAATTACCCTTGAATCGCATAAAGCTGATGTTCATGATAAAATGACGGGTGCAGTGGGAAGCTGGGCTGAAACCGTTGCGGGCATAAGAAACGCGGCGCAATCACAAATTTACGTTTCAACCAATACCACGCTAAGCAAACAAAATAGTGCCGATTTTTTGGTAACCATTGACTTTATCAAGAGCCTTGGAGTGGACGCTTTTGGTTGCAACAGCCTAATCTATTCGGGTAGGGCTAACGATGCCAGTGAACAATTCGCCTTAACTGTGGACGATTTGAAGATACTTTTGCCTCAAATTCGTGACAAAGCAAACCTGTTGGGGTTGAAGTTTTTGTGGTACACGCCCACGCAGTACTGTCAGTTTGACCCGTTGCAGTTTGGTTTGGGCGTGAAATCTTGCACTGCTGCGATGATTACGGCGTGTGTAGGTCCAAACGGGGATGTTTACCCCTGTCAAAGCTACTTTGAAAGCTTAGGTAACATATTATCTGAGTCGTGGGAGAAAATCTGGAACAATCCTTTGGCGCGGAAGCTTCGTAGCAGAGGGTTTGCGCCGCCTAAATGTGAGGATTGTGGACAATTGCAGGTTTGTGGTGGCGGTTGCCCCTTAGAGTTACAGAATAAGAAGCATCAGTGTAGCCCGAACAGTTGA
- a CDS encoding FYDLN acid domain-containing protein: protein MKIFSVLGAIAACIALFFAVIFALAASVVATTSRLATSGILFAVGLVLILAVYYIERKPKTVIQHLELSGKMAGAAIKCPNCSASVDANKIKIVSGVPYATCPYCGTTFEVTEEPKW from the coding sequence ATGAAAATCTTCTCAGTGCTGGGAGCCATTGCAGCATGTATCGCATTGTTTTTTGCAGTAATTTTTGCGCTCGCCGCCTCCGTGGTGGCAACAACGTCAAGGCTGGCAACCAGCGGCATACTTTTCGCGGTGGGGTTAGTGTTGATTTTAGCGGTCTATTACATAGAACGCAAACCAAAAACAGTTATTCAGCATCTTGAGCTTTCAGGGAAAATGGCAGGTGCCGCAATTAAGTGCCCCAACTGCTCCGCCTCGGTTGACGCCAACAAAATCAAAATTGTCTCAGGTGTTCCCTACGCGACTTGTCCTTACTGCGGCACAACATTTGAAGTTACTGAGGAACCAAAATGGTAA
- a CDS encoding S-methyl-5-thioribose-1-phosphate isomerase, with product MKEIVDAVADKIRKLQVQGARNVAIAAVQALQEGATQSNAKNKTEFLAELSEAQKVLFATRDTEPLMRNAVRWVISQVQASRHEKIADLTQTVDANVQQFLVDLNAARESIAETGAKRIKDGMTIFTHCHSTTATRLLAKAKRDGKTFKVICTETRPAFQGRITAREMVELGVDTTFIVDSAARTFMKQVDMVIVGADGITSEGNVVNKIGTGSIAVLANEARKPFYVVSELLKFNPETIQGATEKIEQRSPEEVWKDAPVGLCVRNPAFDVTPHKYIHGLICEEGIVPVQSVVEVVRRRYPWILN from the coding sequence ATGAAAGAAATTGTAGATGCCGTCGCAGACAAAATCCGCAAGCTCCAAGTTCAAGGAGCAAGAAACGTGGCAATCGCCGCAGTACAAGCTCTCCAAGAAGGCGCCACGCAATCCAACGCCAAAAACAAAACCGAATTTCTTGCTGAGCTTTCAGAGGCGCAAAAAGTGCTGTTTGCCACCCGCGATACCGAACCACTAATGCGTAACGCGGTAAGGTGGGTAATCAGCCAAGTCCAAGCCAGCCGCCACGAAAAAATTGCGGATTTAACCCAAACAGTCGATGCTAACGTCCAGCAATTCCTTGTAGATTTGAATGCTGCCCGCGAATCAATCGCTGAAACAGGAGCCAAACGCATCAAAGACGGCATGACAATTTTCACCCATTGCCACTCAACAACCGCAACAAGGCTGCTTGCAAAAGCCAAACGCGACGGCAAAACTTTCAAGGTAATCTGCACCGAAACCCGCCCCGCCTTCCAAGGCAGAATAACCGCCCGCGAAATGGTGGAACTCGGCGTGGACACAACATTTATTGTGGATTCAGCAGCGCGCACCTTCATGAAACAGGTGGACATGGTTATCGTTGGCGCCGATGGCATCACTTCTGAGGGTAATGTGGTTAACAAAATCGGCACAGGCAGCATCGCCGTGTTGGCTAATGAGGCGCGTAAGCCGTTTTATGTGGTTTCGGAACTGCTCAAGTTTAACCCCGAAACTATACAGGGTGCAACTGAAAAAATTGAGCAACGCAGCCCCGAGGAAGTCTGGAAAGATGCGCCAGTTGGGCTTTGCGTGCGAAACCCCGCTTTTGATGTGACCCCGCATAAGTATATCCATGGTTTAATCTGTGAAGAAGGTATAGTTCCTGTGCAGAGCGTGGTTGAGGTTGTTAGGCGAAGGTACCCGTGGATTCTAAACTAA
- a CDS encoding GH3 auxin-responsive promoter family protein codes for MLTQNEAVNSILQPIIGPWYTSLENPQKAQEQVLAELLTKYAQTDYGKTHNAANTKTISEYQKNFPIINYADMQPYLAKVKKGNFRAFLPEAPDCWVMTRGSTGKAKVLPATPTHLKQIFTCGARGLINYALKKENFEVFSGVILNLNFPSSVHVMDQNGKEVTYGYSSGTYARLNPMFDRVSLLPRQEEIDAVGSGIGRADWEKRFELVYQKAKNQDVTATMGVTPVILSFARYMQHKHGKKPADLWKLQAMFCTSVRKIHFKYGPVLRKYFGDVPIVEMYSATEGVFGQQLDDLPYISPNYDAYLFEVTTGRGVKMLYELKRGEWGRLVISSCMFPRYEIGDMIESAGKNYFRVFGRNKPLVLLEHRLYRAVVGWLI; via the coding sequence ATGCTAACCCAAAATGAAGCCGTAAACAGCATCCTGCAACCCATCATTGGACCATGGTACACTTCGCTTGAAAACCCACAGAAGGCACAAGAACAAGTTTTAGCTGAACTCTTAACGAAATACGCACAAACCGATTACGGCAAAACCCACAATGCAGCAAACACAAAAACCATCAGCGAGTACCAGAAAAACTTTCCAATCATAAACTACGCAGACATGCAGCCCTATCTTGCAAAGGTGAAAAAGGGCAATTTTAGGGCTTTTTTGCCTGAAGCACCTGACTGCTGGGTTATGACGCGGGGTTCAACAGGAAAAGCCAAGGTTTTGCCAGCGACGCCCACGCATCTGAAGCAGATTTTTACCTGCGGCGCAAGAGGCTTAATCAATTACGCGCTGAAAAAGGAGAATTTTGAGGTGTTCTCAGGGGTTATTTTGAATTTGAATTTTCCCTCCAGCGTGCACGTGATGGATCAGAACGGCAAAGAAGTCACTTACGGGTACAGTTCAGGAACGTACGCACGGCTAAACCCAATGTTTGACCGTGTGAGCCTATTGCCAAGGCAAGAGGAAATTGATGCTGTGGGCTCAGGGATTGGAAGGGCTGATTGGGAGAAACGTTTTGAGTTGGTTTATCAGAAGGCAAAAAACCAAGATGTTACGGCAACCATGGGAGTTACACCCGTAATTTTATCGTTTGCCCGTTACATGCAGCACAAACACGGCAAAAAACCCGCTGACCTCTGGAAGTTGCAGGCGATGTTTTGCACCAGCGTTCGCAAAATCCATTTCAAGTATGGTCCTGTTTTGAGGAAGTATTTTGGTGATGTGCCTATTGTAGAGATGTATTCGGCTACTGAGGGCGTTTTTGGGCAGCAACTGGATGATTTGCCTTATATTTCGCCTAATTATGACGCGTACCTTTTTGAAGTGACAACCGGCAGGGGCGTTAAGATGTTGTATGAGTTGAAACGTGGTGAATGGGGTAGGCTGGTTATTTCAAGCTGCATGTTCCCACGCTACGAAATCGGCGACATGATTGAGTCGGCAGGTAAAAATTATTTCCGTGTTTTCGGAAGAAACAAGCCCCTTGTATTGCTGGAGCACCGTCTGTACCGAGCCGTGGTGGGCTGGCTTATTTAA
- a CDS encoding zinc-ribbon domain-containing protein, translating to MSFCPKCGNKVDENMMFCPKCGASLKGQAPIPPAPPQPYRNEKAEKNEKNEHNEKGEKHEKGEYSYVGWLIGGLVMIIIGGFAILSFLNFIPANVIGAITLLTVGIVILIVALIVSRTARKRNPRPLIS from the coding sequence ATGTCATTCTGTCCTAAATGTGGCAACAAGGTCGACGAAAACATGATGTTCTGCCCCAAATGCGGGGCGTCACTGAAAGGGCAAGCGCCAATTCCGCCTGCTCCGCCACAGCCTTACCGAAATGAGAAAGCAGAAAAAAACGAGAAAAATGAGCATAACGAAAAAGGCGAAAAACATGAAAAAGGCGAGTACAGTTATGTCGGCTGGTTAATCGGGGGGTTAGTGATGATTATTATCGGCGGATTTGCTATCCTGAGTTTTCTAAACTTTATACCTGCAAACGTGATTGGCGCCATAACTTTGCTAACCGTTGGAATAGTTATCCTTATTGTAGCCTTGATTGTCTCGCGGACCGCTAGAAAACGAAACCCTCGCCCGCTCATATCTTAA
- a CDS encoding glycosyltransferase family 2 protein codes for MTSQFDELVDVSVVFPAHNEAKQLETAVLQVDQALKETGYTYEIIVAEDGSTDGTDTLADALSKKMPQVKHIHGEQRLGRGRALNATFKKSQGKIFVYMDVDLATDLNYLKELVDSIKIEGYDFSTGSRMLQQSKVERSGTRSLASKSYNFLVRLFLGSKIKDHQCGFKAFKREPTLKLIDEVQAPHWFWDTEILVRAQRSGYKVKEIAVDWISGSDTKVKLFHDSWSMFRQVISLWWTIHFKKK; via the coding sequence ATGACTTCACAATTTGATGAATTAGTGGATGTTTCCGTGGTTTTTCCAGCCCACAACGAAGCAAAACAGTTGGAGACTGCTGTATTGCAAGTTGACCAAGCGCTCAAAGAAACAGGTTACACTTACGAAATTATTGTAGCTGAAGACGGTAGCACCGATGGCACAGACACGCTGGCAGATGCGTTATCTAAAAAAATGCCTCAAGTCAAACATATCCACGGTGAGCAACGTCTTGGACGAGGCAGAGCGCTTAATGCTACCTTCAAAAAATCTCAAGGAAAAATATTTGTTTACATGGATGTTGACTTGGCAACTGATCTTAATTATCTAAAAGAGCTGGTTGACAGTATAAAGATTGAAGGCTACGATTTCTCAACTGGCTCAAGAATGTTGCAGCAAAGCAAGGTTGAACGAAGCGGCACAAGAAGCTTAGCTTCTAAAAGCTACAATTTTTTGGTTCGCCTATTTTTAGGTTCAAAAATCAAAGACCATCAATGCGGCTTTAAAGCTTTCAAACGAGAACCAACCCTAAAACTCATCGATGAAGTGCAAGCTCCACACTGGTTTTGGGATACAGAAATCCTTGTGCGTGCCCAACGTAGTGGTTACAAGGTTAAAGAGATTGCTGTGGACTGGATAAGCGGCAGTGACACCAAAGTTAAACTGTTCCATGATTCATGGAGCATGTTTAGGCAAGTTATTTCTCTTTGGTGGACTATCCATTTTAAAAAGAAGTAA
- a CDS encoding glycosyltransferase family 39 protein, producing MLCIVFLSIATYNLGYTQTPTTTLTASDGQSFYVDFGHPVEVKSVVFLLKGGAINASTQVGTPDNWNGATYYVTWRYESSQWKEDYYKWHEQGIPQVTQYLRFDFGTVGTYNTTIAEIAVIDENNQTVPIESLVNLGAGNPNFQAFFDEQTMIQYPSDYMSNTYFDEIYFVRTAEQYLNLQIPYEWTHPPLGKLIQALGIVTFGFSPFGWRIMGVIFAMLMIPLIYLMGKKLFGTWIGGFSAAFLLTFDFMHFTMARMGTADTYLVFFSVASQLLFLIYFRNVLKEGWQTSTVPLFLAVLFFTLSFATKWIALYGLIAELLILAALRFKEVKALNVKLYDRFYAFTNHPYSYLIGFLFIAAAIYFALYIPDMLAGRSFLDVLNTQVGMYSYHSQLTATHSFSSPWYTWPLMFDPFSSATHVPLWLESASLPYNFKSTIVLLGNPAVWWVGFAAVLALTGLFLGRGGYYLIKNWRANKNDAPKVPLKINLPTIFILTFFFIQWVPYILISRVVFIYHFYLCIPFMMLATTYFINKIWRHPIGKLATLLYFALVVTMFVLFYPVISGEPTTTSTIDSLKWFSGWLF from the coding sequence TTGCTCTGCATAGTTTTCCTCTCAATTGCCACCTACAATTTGGGTTACACACAGACTCCGACAACAACCCTCACGGCATCAGATGGACAAAGTTTCTATGTAGATTTTGGGCATCCAGTTGAGGTTAAATCGGTGGTTTTTCTGCTTAAAGGCGGTGCCATAAACGCTTCAACACAAGTTGGGACACCTGATAATTGGAATGGCGCAACCTACTATGTAACTTGGCGTTATGAAAGTAGCCAATGGAAAGAGGACTACTATAAATGGCATGAACAAGGCATCCCCCAAGTTACCCAATACCTACGATTCGACTTTGGCACGGTAGGCACCTATAACACAACAATCGCTGAAATCGCAGTGATCGACGAAAACAATCAAACAGTTCCCATAGAATCGCTGGTTAATTTAGGCGCTGGCAACCCAAACTTTCAAGCCTTCTTTGACGAGCAAACCATGATTCAGTACCCCAGTGATTACATGTCAAACACGTATTTTGATGAAATCTACTTTGTACGAACCGCCGAACAGTACCTGAACCTGCAAATACCCTACGAATGGACGCATCCCCCGCTGGGCAAACTCATTCAAGCCTTAGGAATAGTTACGTTTGGTTTCAGCCCGTTTGGTTGGCGAATCATGGGCGTAATATTTGCTATGCTTATGATTCCGTTGATTTACCTGATGGGTAAGAAATTGTTTGGAACTTGGATTGGCGGGTTTTCAGCGGCGTTTCTGTTAACCTTTGACTTCATGCACTTTACTATGGCACGTATGGGCACGGCTGACACGTATCTTGTGTTCTTTTCAGTGGCTTCACAACTGCTTTTTCTGATTTACTTTAGAAATGTTCTCAAAGAGGGCTGGCAAACAAGCACTGTGCCACTGTTTTTGGCGGTGCTCTTTTTCACGCTTAGTTTTGCAACAAAATGGATTGCGCTATACGGCTTAATCGCGGAGTTGCTGATTTTGGCAGCGTTGAGATTTAAAGAGGTAAAAGCCTTAAACGTAAAACTGTACGACCGATTTTACGCTTTCACAAACCATCCCTACTCATATCTTATAGGGTTTCTCTTCATCGCCGCTGCCATATACTTTGCACTATACATTCCTGATATGCTTGCCGGTCGCTCATTTCTTGATGTGCTTAACACGCAAGTTGGAATGTACAGTTACCACTCACAGCTAACTGCAACTCACTCATTTTCGTCTCCATGGTACACTTGGCCTTTAATGTTTGACCCCTTCAGTAGTGCAACTCATGTTCCTTTATGGCTTGAGTCTGCAAGTTTACCCTACAATTTCAAATCAACCATTGTGCTGCTGGGTAACCCTGCGGTTTGGTGGGTTGGATTCGCCGCGGTGCTCGCTCTTACAGGACTGTTTTTGGGCAGAGGAGGATATTATTTGATTAAAAACTGGCGCGCAAACAAAAATGATGCCCCCAAGGTTCCTTTAAAAATCAATTTACCCACGATTTTCATATTGACTTTCTTTTTTATCCAGTGGGTACCCTACATTTTGATTTCCAGAGTGGTCTTCATTTATCATTTCTACTTATGTATACCATTTATGATGCTGGCAACAACATACTTCATAAACAAGATATGGCGCCACCCCATAGGAAAACTAGCGACCTTACTCTATTTTGCACTGGTGGTCACGATGTTTGTACTGTTTTACCCTGTAATCTCAGGTGAACCCACAACAACCTCTACAATTGACAGCTTGAAATGGTTTAGCGGATGGCTTTTCTAA
- the amrB gene encoding AmmeMemoRadiSam system protein B yields MIRRPVVAGQFYEGDAEPLKSQLKSCFLSSLGPGKLPTPNLHIHPRRLVGLICPHAGYMYSGAVAASAYYELAVDGLPNTVIILGPNHTGYGSALGLMREGEWQTPLGNVQVDTAVADEILKETRVVEVDELSHRFEHSIEVQLPFLQFLYGNSFKFVPICFQMQDYQSAVEVGRALVETLDTKNAVVIASSDMTHYEPAKVAFAKDQAALKFVLEGDSKGFYETVENQNITACGFAPITSLITYATGVGAKAKMLNYHNSGDVSGDYSSVVGYAAVSFGK; encoded by the coding sequence ATGATTCGGCGTCCAGTTGTTGCCGGTCAATTTTACGAAGGCGACGCCGAACCCCTCAAATCCCAACTTAAATCTTGTTTTCTAAGCAGTTTAGGTCCAGGAAAACTTCCCACCCCTAACTTGCATATTCATCCCCGACGCTTAGTCGGTTTAATTTGTCCCCATGCGGGCTACATGTATTCTGGTGCTGTTGCAGCATCCGCTTATTACGAGTTAGCTGTGGATGGCTTGCCTAATACCGTGATTATTTTAGGTCCAAACCACACAGGGTATGGTAGTGCGCTTGGGTTGATGCGTGAAGGTGAATGGCAAACCCCACTTGGTAATGTTCAAGTTGACACTGCAGTTGCCGATGAGATTTTAAAAGAAACCCGCGTGGTTGAAGTTGACGAGTTATCTCACAGATTTGAGCACTCAATAGAGGTACAGTTGCCTTTTCTACAGTTCCTCTACGGAAACTCCTTCAAGTTTGTGCCTATCTGTTTTCAGATGCAGGATTATCAGAGTGCAGTGGAGGTCGGCAGGGCGCTGGTGGAAACTTTGGATACAAAAAACGCGGTGGTTATCGCTTCATCTGACATGACGCATTATGAACCTGCCAAAGTGGCTTTTGCAAAAGACCAAGCTGCCTTAAAGTTTGTACTTGAAGGAGATTCTAAAGGCTTTTATGAAACTGTGGAAAACCAAAACATAACTGCCTGCGGTTTTGCACCAATAACATCGCTGATAACTTATGCCACTGGTGTGGGTGCTAAAGCTAAAATGCTCAATTACCACAATAGCGGTGATGTTTCAGGTGACTATTCAAGCGTGGTTGGGTATGCAGCGGTTAGTTTTGGAAAATAA